The Streptomyces sp. DH-12 genome has a window encoding:
- a CDS encoding DUF6214 family protein, whose translation MSVWPAWEVREGERSTRWLHVRLAFPDGAVIEALASVSEGWVCVEDVQARPALALEDLAVFADWIEGPLARACGAEPEPEAEPGEDAGGAHREDPAGGRAEWPLVARAYRAAQERGADPVLAVMEQTGYSRRGALRLIGRTRDAGLLSPRRARR comes from the coding sequence GTGTCCGTGTGGCCCGCGTGGGAGGTGCGGGAGGGCGAGCGTTCCACCCGGTGGCTCCACGTGCGGCTGGCCTTTCCCGACGGGGCCGTGATCGAGGCGCTGGCGTCCGTGAGCGAGGGCTGGGTCTGCGTGGAGGACGTCCAGGCCCGCCCCGCGCTCGCGCTGGAGGACCTGGCCGTGTTCGCCGACTGGATCGAGGGACCGCTGGCGCGGGCCTGCGGCGCCGAGCCCGAACCGGAGGCGGAGCCCGGGGAGGACGCCGGCGGCGCGCACCGGGAGGACCCGGCGGGCGGGCGGGCCGAGTGGCCGCTCGTGGCCCGGGCGTACCGGGCGGCACAGGAGCGGGGCGCCGACCCGGTGCTCGCCGTGATGGAGCAGACCGGCTACAGCCGGCGTGGCGCGCTCCGCCTCATCGGCCGGACGCGCGACGCGGGGCTGCTCTCCCCGCGCCGCGCCCGCCGCTGA
- a CDS encoding M56 family metallopeptidase → MILPAVLLLLGVLTAVVGPRLLARADWPDREPVVALWAWQCVIAAVLLCCALSMTFSAAAAWRAVGGHVFTGAPGAVMEAYTLGTAGLWAHVTAVVLACGGLWSGAMLLREIARARARRRARRAELRRRAPLLPGEEPGSDRLVVLEGDRPDAWCLPGSPPQLVVTTAALQRLKGRQLDAVLAHERGHARARHDWLLHCSSALAEGFPQVPVFSAFRDEMHRLVELAADDTASRRFGRLTTALALVELNEDRGVFGPCPTTQAHVPARVHRLLGPGDRLTAGRRLRLTAVASLVPAVPVLVAFLPGLRALG, encoded by the coding sequence ATGATCCTCCCCGCGGTCCTGCTGCTGCTCGGTGTGCTGACCGCCGTCGTGGGTCCCCGGCTGCTCGCGCGGGCCGACTGGCCGGACCGGGAGCCGGTGGTGGCCCTGTGGGCCTGGCAGTGCGTGATCGCGGCGGTGCTGCTGTGCTGCGCCCTGTCGATGACGTTCAGCGCGGCGGCGGCCTGGCGGGCGGTGGGCGGCCATGTGTTCACGGGTGCGCCGGGCGCGGTGATGGAGGCGTACACCCTGGGCACGGCGGGTCTCTGGGCGCATGTCACCGCCGTGGTGCTGGCGTGCGGCGGGCTGTGGAGCGGGGCCATGCTGCTCCGGGAGATCGCGCGGGCCCGCGCCCGGCGCCGGGCGCGCCGCGCGGAACTGCGGCGGCGGGCGCCCCTGCTGCCCGGCGAGGAGCCGGGTTCCGACCGGCTCGTGGTGCTGGAGGGCGACCGTCCCGACGCCTGGTGCCTGCCCGGTTCCCCGCCCCAACTGGTCGTCACCACGGCCGCGTTGCAGCGTCTGAAGGGGCGGCAGCTGGACGCCGTGCTGGCGCACGAGCGCGGTCACGCGCGGGCCCGCCACGACTGGCTGCTGCACTGCTCGTCGGCGCTGGCGGAGGGCTTTCCCCAGGTGCCGGTGTTCTCCGCGTTCCGGGACGAGATGCACCGGCTGGTCGAACTCGCCGCGGACGACACGGCGTCCCGCCGGTTCGGCCGGCTGACCACCGCCCTGGCCCTGGTGGAACTCAACGAGGACCGCGGCGTGTTCGGCCCCTGCCCCACCACGCAGGCGCACGTCCCGGCGCGGGTGCACCGGCTGCTGGGCCCGGGCGACCGGCTGACCGCGGGACGGCGGCTGCGGCTGACGGCGGTCGCGTCGCTGGTGCCGGCGGTCCCCGTCCTCGTGGCGTTCCTGCCGGGATTGCGGGCACTGGGGTAG
- a CDS encoding MarR family transcriptional regulator gives MTAPHGPTAGDGATGTPDTSSTADPSAPGRDTVAEVVRQWRAVHPGLDTGPMEVIGRINRCAALFQQAEDAPLRRAGLTRPEFDLLGALRRTGHELTPSELARETFSSGAAVTKRLKQLTERGLVERRGDTRDRRVAHVRLTDAGRELVDGILPAQLSYETAVLSGLDHAELDDLASLLGGLLSQLEGRLGALRA, from the coding sequence ATGACGGCGCCCCACGGGCCAACGGCCGGCGACGGTGCCACCGGCACGCCGGACACCTCGAGCACCGCGGACCCGTCCGCCCCCGGGCGCGACACCGTCGCCGAGGTCGTCCGGCAGTGGCGGGCGGTCCACCCCGGCCTCGACACCGGCCCGATGGAGGTCATCGGCCGCATCAACCGCTGCGCGGCGCTCTTCCAGCAGGCCGAGGACGCCCCGCTGCGGCGGGCCGGACTCACCCGCCCGGAGTTCGACCTGCTCGGCGCGCTGCGCCGCACGGGTCACGAACTGACCCCCAGCGAGCTGGCCCGCGAGACGTTCTCCTCCGGTGCCGCCGTCACCAAGCGGCTGAAGCAGCTCACCGAGCGGGGCCTGGTGGAACGCCGTGGTGACACCCGGGACCGCAGGGTCGCGCACGTACGTCTCACCGACGCGGGCCGCGAGCTGGTGGACGGCATCCTGCCGGCGCAGCTGTCCTACGAGACCGCGGTGCTGTCCGGGCTCGACCACGCGGAGCTGGATGATCTCGCCTCCCTGCTGGGGGGACTGCTGTCCCAGCTGGAGGGGCGGTTGGGGGCGTTGCGCGCGTAG
- a CDS encoding DUF5134 domain-containing protein, with protein sequence MHGPGSSGWLLVALCAATGAYCLLRMRSRVEEQRRAAGGEALMGFGMAAMAVPAAAFTPPAWAWPLWAAVFGAAGLHALWAARASARHLHHVVGAGAMVYMAVAMAAAPQGAHHGGAGIPALTAALLLYFTAYVLVTGVRLVPVVAVAGGPGTGWGDRPELARACRLSMGIAMVAMLLLM encoded by the coding sequence GTGCACGGACCGGGATCGTCCGGCTGGCTGCTGGTGGCGCTCTGCGCGGCGACCGGCGCCTACTGCCTGCTGCGGATGCGCAGCCGCGTCGAGGAGCAGCGCCGGGCGGCCGGCGGCGAGGCGCTGATGGGGTTCGGCATGGCGGCGATGGCGGTGCCGGCGGCGGCGTTCACCCCGCCCGCGTGGGCCTGGCCGTTGTGGGCGGCGGTGTTCGGGGCGGCGGGGCTGCACGCCCTGTGGGCGGCCCGCGCGTCCGCGCGCCATCTTCACCATGTGGTGGGCGCCGGCGCGATGGTCTACATGGCGGTGGCCATGGCCGCCGCCCCGCAGGGGGCGCACCACGGCGGGGCGGGCATACCCGCGCTGACCGCCGCCCTGCTGCTGTACTTCACGGCGTACGTGCTGGTGACGGGCGTGCGGCTGGTGCCGGTGGTCGCCGTGGCGGGCGGGCCGGGCACCGGGTGGGGCGACCGGCCGGAGCTGGCGCGGGCCTGCCGGCTGTCGATGGGCATCGCGATGGTGGCGATGCTGCTGCTGATGTGA
- a CDS encoding phosphatase PAP2 family protein: MRIPHAPAPPTPPGSRAPARSAAAPAAVLAAASALLLALVAAEWRPLLDLDGGISRTTHRWAVAEDGLTQAARVLTDWVWDPWTMRLLCAVVVVLLLRRPATRWTAGWLVVVVALGTAVQQGLKAALGRERPVWSDPVDTAQYAAFPSGHAMTATVVLGLLLWVLRRRRPGPALWRTALVVAVVSVAGVGLTRIWLGVHWPTDVLGGWLLGALVVVGAVAVHRRLRPAAPDAAPGPSAGPRPSSIPEPSTSDDPPRRPR; the protein is encoded by the coding sequence ATGCGCATCCCCCACGCCCCCGCACCGCCCACGCCCCCCGGATCCCGTGCACCGGCCCGGTCGGCGGCGGCGCCGGCCGCCGTGCTCGCGGCCGCCTCCGCGCTGCTGCTGGCGCTGGTCGCCGCCGAGTGGCGGCCCCTGCTCGACCTGGACGGCGGCATCTCCCGCACCACGCACCGCTGGGCGGTGGCGGAGGACGGGCTGACCCAGGCGGCCCGCGTCCTGACGGACTGGGTGTGGGACCCGTGGACGATGCGTCTGCTGTGCGCGGTGGTGGTGGTCCTGCTGCTCCGGCGGCCGGCCACCCGGTGGACCGCGGGGTGGCTGGTCGTGGTGGTGGCCCTCGGCACGGCCGTGCAGCAGGGGCTGAAGGCCGCGCTCGGCCGGGAACGCCCGGTGTGGTCCGACCCGGTGGACACGGCGCAGTACGCCGCCTTCCCGTCGGGGCACGCCATGACCGCGACGGTCGTCCTGGGACTGCTGCTGTGGGTGCTGCGCCGTCGGAGGCCGGGACCCGCGCTGTGGCGCACGGCGCTCGTGGTGGCGGTCGTCTCGGTGGCCGGCGTCGGTCTCACCCGGATCTGGCTCGGCGTGCACTGGCCGACGGACGTCCTCGGCGGCTGGCTGCTCGGCGCCCTGGTGGTGGTCGGGGCGGTCGCGGTGCACCGGCGGCTGCGTCCCGCCGCCCCTGACGCGGCGCCGGGCCCCTCGGCCGGTCCGCGGCCGTCGTCCATCCCCGAACCGTCCACCTCGGACGATCCCCCGCGTCGCCCGAGGTGA
- a CDS encoding FAD-dependent oxidoreductase, whose product MLRVAVVGSGPSGCYTAQSLVQLDPEVRVDVLDRLPCPYGLVRYGVAPDHEKIKSLQNSLRTVLEHERVRFLGAVPVGPDGVPSARLRELYHAVVYCVGAAADRHLGVPGEALPGSWSATEFVSWYSAHPDAADAGFLHGVRSAVVVGVGNVAVDVTRMLARGAGELRPTDMPHAALTALAASEVTEIHMVGRRGPSQARFTTKELRELGTLPDTAVQVDAAEAALDPAFADPAGLPPTRRRNVEVLRGWTAPARPDARRLIRLRFFLRPVELLARDGRVGAVRFERTAPDGRGGITGTGRFEDVEGQLVLRSVGYRGVPLEGLPFDAATGTVPHRAGRVLRGGAVAPGEYVAGWIKRGPTGVIGTNRSCAKETVTSLLEDAPSLSGRALPGDPLPALRAEGVDPVAWQGWQAIERAESRLGASLGRGVVKLPDWESLLTAARGEDGAAARQP is encoded by the coding sequence GTGCTGCGTGTCGCCGTCGTCGGAAGCGGGCCCAGCGGGTGCTACACGGCCCAGAGCCTCGTCCAGCTCGATCCCGAGGTGCGGGTGGACGTCCTGGACCGCCTGCCCTGCCCGTACGGCCTGGTCCGCTATGGCGTGGCCCCGGACCACGAGAAGATCAAGTCCCTGCAGAACAGCCTGCGCACGGTGCTGGAGCACGAGCGGGTGCGCTTCCTCGGCGCGGTGCCGGTCGGCCCGGACGGGGTGCCGTCGGCCCGGCTGCGGGAGCTGTACCACGCGGTGGTGTACTGCGTGGGCGCCGCCGCGGACCGGCACCTGGGCGTGCCGGGCGAAGCCCTTCCGGGCAGCTGGTCGGCGACCGAGTTCGTGTCCTGGTACAGCGCGCACCCGGACGCCGCCGACGCCGGGTTCCTGCACGGGGTGCGGTCGGCGGTGGTCGTCGGCGTGGGGAACGTCGCCGTGGACGTCACCCGCATGCTGGCGCGCGGTGCGGGCGAGCTGCGCCCGACCGACATGCCGCACGCGGCGCTGACCGCCCTCGCGGCGAGCGAGGTCACGGAGATCCACATGGTCGGCCGGCGCGGACCCTCGCAGGCCCGCTTCACCACCAAGGAACTGCGCGAACTGGGCACGCTGCCGGACACCGCCGTCCAGGTCGACGCGGCCGAGGCGGCGCTCGACCCGGCGTTCGCCGACCCGGCCGGCCTGCCGCCGACCCGGCGCCGCAACGTCGAGGTGCTGCGCGGCTGGACCGCGCCGGCGCGACCGGACGCCCGGCGTCTGATCCGGCTGCGCTTCTTCCTCCGCCCGGTCGAACTGCTCGCCCGCGACGGCCGGGTGGGCGCCGTGCGCTTCGAGCGGACGGCGCCGGACGGCCGGGGCGGGATCACGGGGACGGGCCGCTTCGAGGACGTCGAGGGGCAGCTGGTGCTGCGGTCGGTCGGCTACCGGGGCGTGCCCCTGGAAGGGCTGCCGTTCGACGCGGCGACGGGCACGGTGCCGCATCGCGCCGGGCGGGTGCTGCGCGGGGGCGCCGTCGCCCCGGGCGAGTACGTGGCGGGCTGGATCAAGCGGGGCCCGACGGGTGTCATCGGCACCAACCGCTCCTGCGCGAAGGAGACGGTGACGTCCCTGCTGGAGGACGCCCCGTCCCTCAGCGGCCGTGCCCTCCCCGGCGACCCGCTGCCGGCCCTGCGCGCGGAGGGCGTCGACCCGGTCGCCTGGCAGGGCTGGCAGGCCATCGAACGCGCCGAGTCCCGCCTGGGCGCCTCCCTCGGCCGGGGCGTCGTCAAGCTCCCCGACTGGGAGTCGCTGCTGACGGCGGCGCGGGGCGAGGACGGCGCGGCCGCCCGGCAGCCATAG
- a CDS encoding VOC family protein encodes MVHVLSSRVLLRPSDPERSRDFYGRRLGLAVHREFGTGPERGTVYFLGGGFLELSGRADAAPAGSPDVRLWLQVEDVEAAREELTARGVEIVRPPVEEPWGLIEMWIEDPDGTPIVLVEVPAEHPLRYRPGI; translated from the coding sequence ATGGTGCATGTACTCAGCAGCCGTGTCCTGCTCCGTCCCTCCGACCCCGAGCGCTCCCGCGACTTCTACGGCCGCCGGCTCGGACTCGCCGTCCACCGCGAGTTCGGCACCGGCCCGGAGCGCGGCACCGTCTACTTCCTCGGCGGCGGCTTCCTGGAGCTCTCGGGCCGCGCGGACGCGGCTCCGGCGGGCTCCCCCGATGTGCGGCTGTGGCTGCAGGTGGAGGACGTGGAGGCGGCGCGGGAGGAACTGACCGCGCGGGGCGTGGAGATCGTCCGCCCTCCGGTCGAGGAGCCGTGGGGTCTGATCGAGATGTGGATCGAGGACCCGGACGGCACGCCGATCGTCCTCGTCGAGGTCCCGGCCGAACACCCGCTGCGGTACCGGCCGGGGATCTAG
- a CDS encoding GNAT family N-acetyltransferase: MGTAADAAPTFRRATDADVDALVELIESAYRGESSRAGWTTEADILHGQRTDPEGVLEVVKAPDSRLLTVERDGRIVACCQLEHRGDHAYFGMFAVSPALQGAGLGRAVIAEAERQAREDWGVTEMHMTVISVREDLIAWYERRGYRRTGRTTPFPYGDERFGIPLRDDLEFELLVKELA, encoded by the coding sequence ATGGGAACCGCCGCCGACGCCGCACCGACCTTCCGCCGTGCCACCGACGCCGACGTGGACGCCCTCGTCGAGCTGATCGAGTCGGCCTACCGGGGGGAGTCCAGCCGCGCGGGGTGGACCACCGAGGCGGACATCCTGCACGGGCAGCGGACCGACCCCGAGGGCGTCCTGGAGGTCGTGAAGGCGCCGGACAGCCGGCTGCTCACCGTGGAGCGCGACGGCCGGATCGTGGCCTGCTGCCAGCTCGAGCACCGCGGGGACCACGCCTACTTCGGGATGTTCGCGGTCAGCCCCGCCCTCCAGGGCGCCGGCCTCGGCCGGGCCGTCATCGCGGAGGCGGAGCGCCAGGCCCGCGAGGACTGGGGCGTGACCGAGATGCACATGACGGTGATCTCCGTGCGCGAGGACCTGATCGCCTGGTACGAGCGACGCGGCTACCGCCGTACGGGAAGGACCACGCCGTTCCCGTACGGCGACGAGCGCTTCGGCATCCCGCTCCGTGACGACCTGGAGTTCGAGCTGCTGGTCAAGGAACTGGCCTGA
- a CDS encoding FUSC family protein has translation MSSATPTPSRVRRLPVAGPLRLGRPSDIWFKPALSVVAAVAPPSLLLVALGRLDLAAYTMAGSLCALYAHNRPYAARAKVLAWVVLGMLGGLAVALVAASLTRNAVVLVTVGALLAAAQKAVCDATRVGPPAHVILTFVSSASLFVPQTLGQVPGHLALAAAAGAWAWLVGMAPAPLRPHGPERRATARVLDAAAAYAETAHGGDGSPGARSAAYAAVHAAWQTLLAAGNRPSATRRALERLVVRAEVALAAPADADPARLRAWARAVRGTGRVPRAGDPRREDDVPLGERDELLGVAAERATAPGPLRTRLGPLAPVAVRTALGCALAGCASLALGADRPYWALVTAASLYQANITLTWSRTVQRVVGNLVGVLLFAAVAPVAQLGPLALVLSILACNFGAEALIGRNYWLGSVCVTPLALLVTELPGYQPTGELVADRVVDTLVGALVGFAAAVAVTDRRAGRRVERALTAVDRAREHAARLAAGPESAPAALEAARRGLAAAVVDLRAAADAAAGEWWQRALPQERVVLAEQAAHRTLAATVRRQGLLPDPGTSTHTHTEDASP, from the coding sequence ATGAGCAGTGCCACCCCCACCCCCTCGCGCGTCCGGCGTCTCCCGGTCGCCGGCCCGCTGCGCCTCGGGCGCCCCTCCGACATCTGGTTCAAGCCCGCCCTCAGCGTGGTCGCCGCCGTCGCCCCGCCCAGCCTGCTCCTGGTGGCGCTCGGCCGGCTCGACCTCGCCGCGTACACCATGGCCGGGTCCCTGTGCGCCCTGTACGCGCACAACCGCCCGTACGCCGCCCGCGCGAAGGTGCTGGCGTGGGTGGTCCTCGGCATGCTCGGCGGCCTCGCCGTGGCCCTGGTCGCCGCCTCCCTCACCCGGAACGCCGTCGTGCTGGTCACCGTCGGGGCCTTGCTGGCCGCCGCCCAGAAGGCGGTGTGCGACGCCACCCGCGTCGGACCGCCCGCGCACGTCATCCTCACCTTCGTCAGCTCCGCCTCGCTGTTCGTGCCGCAGACCCTCGGACAGGTCCCCGGCCACCTCGCGCTCGCGGCGGCGGCCGGCGCGTGGGCCTGGCTGGTGGGCATGGCCCCCGCCCCGCTCCGGCCGCACGGCCCCGAACGGCGGGCCACCGCCCGGGTCCTCGACGCGGCCGCCGCGTACGCCGAGACCGCGCACGGCGGTGACGGGAGCCCGGGCGCCCGTTCCGCCGCCTACGCCGCCGTGCACGCGGCCTGGCAGACCCTGCTCGCGGCCGGGAACCGCCCCTCCGCCACCCGCCGCGCCCTCGAACGGCTCGTCGTCCGCGCCGAGGTCGCCCTCGCCGCACCGGCCGACGCCGACCCCGCCCGCCTCCGCGCCTGGGCCCGCGCGGTGCGCGGCACGGGCCGCGTCCCGCGCGCCGGCGACCCGCGCAGGGAGGACGACGTCCCGCTCGGCGAGCGGGACGAGCTCCTGGGCGTGGCCGCCGAGCGCGCCACCGCGCCCGGCCCGCTGCGGACCCGGCTCGGCCCCCTGGCCCCGGTCGCCGTCCGCACCGCGCTCGGCTGCGCCCTCGCCGGCTGTGCCTCCCTCGCCCTCGGCGCCGACCGCCCCTACTGGGCCCTGGTCACCGCGGCCTCCCTCTACCAGGCCAACATCACGCTCACCTGGAGCAGGACCGTGCAGCGCGTGGTCGGCAACCTCGTCGGCGTGCTGCTCTTCGCGGCCGTCGCCCCGGTCGCCCAGCTCGGCCCGCTCGCCCTCGTCCTGTCCATCCTGGCCTGCAACTTCGGCGCCGAGGCGCTCATCGGCCGCAACTACTGGCTCGGCAGCGTCTGCGTGACGCCGCTGGCGCTGCTCGTCACCGAGCTGCCCGGCTACCAGCCGACCGGCGAGCTGGTCGCCGACCGGGTGGTGGACACGCTGGTCGGCGCCCTGGTCGGCTTCGCCGCCGCCGTCGCCGTCACCGACCGGCGGGCAGGCCGGCGCGTCGAACGGGCGCTCACCGCCGTCGACCGGGCCCGCGAACACGCCGCTCGCCTGGCGGCCGGCCCGGAGTCCGCGCCCGCGGCCCTGGAAGCCGCCCGTCGCGGGCTCGCCGCCGCCGTGGTCGACCTGCGCGCCGCCGCCGACGCCGCGGCCGGAGAATGGTGGCAGCGCGCACTGCCCCAGGAGCGGGTGGTGCTCGCCGAGCAGGCGGCACACCGTACGCTCGCGGCGACGGTACGACGCCAGGGACTCCTCCCGGACCCCGGCACCAGCACGCACACGCACACGGAGGACGCATCGCCATGA
- a CDS encoding glycerophosphodiester phosphodiesterase family protein, producing the protein MNFLTIGHRGVMGVEPENTLRSFVAAQEAGLDVIELDLHLSKDGALVVMHDARVDRTTDGTGAIADKTLGELRALDAGRGERVPLFEEVLDAVRTPLQAEIKDVRAARALAEVMNDRGLAGRVEVASFHDEAIAEIARLVPGVRTALVSGLPHSRTASGGGTPTGTDVVDRAVAVGASRLCLNIRRITLEIVEHARKADLSVVGWVVNTQDHLRLVRALGLDGATTDYPEIKRTGRFTA; encoded by the coding sequence TTGAACTTCCTCACCATCGGTCACCGCGGAGTCATGGGCGTCGAACCCGAGAACACCCTCCGGTCCTTCGTCGCCGCCCAGGAGGCCGGGCTCGACGTCATCGAACTGGATCTGCATCTCAGCAAGGACGGCGCGCTCGTGGTGATGCACGACGCGCGTGTGGACCGCACCACGGACGGCACCGGCGCCATCGCCGACAAGACCCTCGGCGAACTGCGCGCGCTGGACGCCGGGCGCGGCGAGCGCGTCCCCCTCTTCGAGGAGGTCCTGGACGCGGTCCGGACGCCGCTGCAGGCGGAGATCAAGGACGTCCGGGCGGCCCGGGCGCTGGCCGAGGTGATGAACGACCGGGGGCTCGCCGGCCGGGTCGAGGTCGCGTCGTTCCACGACGAGGCGATCGCCGAGATCGCACGGCTGGTGCCCGGGGTGCGCACGGCCCTGGTGTCCGGCCTCCCCCACTCCCGGACGGCCTCGGGCGGGGGGACCCCCACCGGCACCGACGTGGTGGACCGGGCGGTGGCCGTCGGCGCCTCGAGACTGTGCCTGAACATCCGCCGGATCACCCTGGAGATCGTGGAGCACGCCCGCAAGGCGGACCTGTCGGTGGTCGGCTGGGTGGTCAACACGCAGGACCATCTGCGGCTGGTGCGGGCGCTGGGGCTGGACGGGGCGACCACCGACTACCCGGAGATCAAGCGCACCGGCCGCTTCACCGCGTGA
- a CDS encoding helix-turn-helix transcriptional regulator, with translation MTTVLPSRRVLPHPARDEIRLDSVLHALSDPVRMRIVSELADAEAALSCSHFDLPVTKSTTTHHFRVLRESGVIQQVYEGTAKMNGLRREDLDALFPGLLDALLTAASHQATRDTRS, from the coding sequence GTGACGACCGTCCTTCCCAGCCGCCGCGTCCTGCCCCACCCCGCGCGGGACGAGATCCGGCTGGACTCGGTGCTGCACGCGCTGTCCGATCCCGTCCGGATGCGCATCGTCAGCGAACTCGCGGACGCCGAGGCCGCGTTGTCCTGCTCCCACTTCGACCTCCCGGTCACCAAGTCGACCACCACGCACCACTTCCGCGTGCTGCGCGAGAGCGGTGTGATCCAGCAGGTCTACGAGGGCACCGCCAAGATGAACGGCCTGCGCCGCGAGGACCTGGACGCCCTGTTCCCGGGCCTCCTCGACGCCCTCCTCACCGCGGCGAGCCACCAGGCGACGCGCGACACGCGGTCCTGA
- a CDS encoding TetR/AcrR family transcriptional regulator, producing the protein MSPRSALVNEELRRRSKERLLHAAVELVDERGYEATTLSDIADRAGSARGLVSYYFPGKRQLVQSAVHRLMHRTLEEALEREPRAEDGGERMARAIDAILGLARDRPVLMRQHMAGLLQAEGFLPCPEQRRLAELLSDTVARHGSQDVGADYPMLRALLMGAVYAAVMPGAPMALPVLRAELFKRYRLDWEMGVPPDPEGAGGTEEKDRTDMARFFATDPETQSK; encoded by the coding sequence ATGTCCCCGCGCAGCGCCCTGGTCAATGAAGAGTTGCGTCGGCGTTCCAAGGAGCGGCTGCTGCACGCGGCCGTCGAGCTGGTCGACGAGCGCGGGTACGAGGCGACCACGCTGAGCGACATCGCCGACCGGGCGGGCTCCGCGCGGGGTCTGGTGTCGTACTACTTCCCGGGGAAACGCCAGCTCGTGCAGTCCGCGGTGCACCGGCTGATGCACCGCACCCTGGAGGAAGCGCTGGAGCGCGAGCCGCGCGCCGAGGACGGCGGGGAGCGGATGGCCCGGGCCATCGACGCGATCCTGGGCCTGGCGCGGGACCGGCCGGTGCTGATGCGCCAGCACATGGCGGGGCTGCTGCAGGCGGAAGGCTTCCTGCCCTGTCCCGAGCAGCGGCGGCTGGCCGAGCTGCTGAGCGACACCGTCGCCCGGCACGGCTCGCAGGACGTCGGGGCCGACTACCCGATGCTGCGGGCGCTGCTGATGGGCGCCGTGTACGCGGCGGTGATGCCGGGGGCGCCGATGGCGCTGCCGGTGCTGCGCGCCGAACTGTTCAAGCGCTACCGGCTGGACTGGGAGATGGGTGTCCCGCCGGACCCCGAGGGGGCCGGCGGGACGGAGGAGAAGGACCGGACGGACATGGCCCGGTTCTTCGCGACGGACCCGGAGACTCAGTCGAAGTAG
- a CDS encoding DUF305 domain-containing protein, whose protein sequence is MHYRRVPRLSAVAAGLTALAVLGLVGCDSGDDAAESVPAGGPSVIAPGAPGEENRTLSAEEAERQRKEDDSPNSADVSYARMMIQHHAQALEMTELVPGRAESPKVVGLAERIAAAQKPEIDAMRGWLRTHGRTEEDAGHGHDHATMPGMATEAQLRQLRAAEGTAFDQLFLTLMITHHQGAITMATEVKGEGNNIRIEEMADDVVAQQTSEINRMRDLL, encoded by the coding sequence GTGCACTACCGCCGCGTGCCACGCCTGTCCGCCGTCGCCGCCGGGCTGACCGCGCTGGCCGTCCTCGGGCTCGTGGGCTGCGACTCCGGCGACGACGCCGCCGAGTCGGTCCCCGCGGGCGGGCCTTCGGTGATCGCGCCCGGCGCGCCCGGTGAGGAGAACCGCACCCTGTCGGCCGAGGAGGCCGAGCGGCAGCGCAAGGAGGACGACTCCCCCAACTCCGCGGACGTGTCGTACGCGCGGATGATGATCCAGCACCACGCACAGGCGCTGGAGATGACCGAACTGGTGCCGGGGCGCGCCGAGTCGCCGAAGGTGGTCGGGCTGGCCGAGCGCATCGCCGCCGCGCAGAAGCCGGAGATCGACGCGATGAGGGGGTGGCTGCGCACCCACGGCAGAACGGAGGAGGACGCCGGTCACGGGCACGACCACGCGACGATGCCCGGCATGGCGACCGAGGCGCAGCTCAGGCAGTTGCGGGCGGCCGAGGGCACGGCGTTCGACCAGCTGTTCCTCACGTTGATGATCACGCACCACCAGGGCGCGATCACCATGGCCACGGAGGTGAAGGGTGAGGGGAACAACATCCGGATCGAGGAGATGGCGGACGACGTGGTCGCGCAGCAGACCAGCGAGATCAACCGGATGCGCGACCTGCTGTGA